Proteins encoded in a region of the Vitis riparia cultivar Riparia Gloire de Montpellier isolate 1030 chromosome 7, EGFV_Vit.rip_1.0, whole genome shotgun sequence genome:
- the LOC117917396 gene encoding small nuclear ribonucleoprotein SmD1a, giving the protein MKLVRFLMKLNNETVSIELKNGTVVHGTITGVDISMNTHLKTVKLTLKGKNPVTLDHLSVRGNNIRYYILPDSLNLETLLVEETPRVKPKKPTAGRPMGRGRGRGRGRGRGRGR; this is encoded by the exons ATGAAGCTCGTTAG GTTTCTGATGAAGTTGAACAACGAAACTGTGTCTATCGAGCTCAAGAATGGAACCGTGGTTCATGGCACCATAACAG GTGTTGATATTAGTATGAACACACATTTGAAGACAGTGAAACTTACGTTGAAGGGGAAAAATCCAGTGACTCTAGATCACTTGAGTGTTAGAGGCAACAACATTCGGTATTATATCCTTCCGGACAGCTTGAATCTTGAGACCCTTTTGGTGGAAGAGACACCTAGGGTCAAGCCCAAGAAGCCAACAGCAG GGAGACCCATGGGACGTGGGCGGGGTCGTGGTCGTGGGCGTGGACGTGGGCGGGGCCGCTAA